The window AGCCAGTGGATCGGGTGTGGAAGCAGGGGTTTTTGGTAAGTTCCACTGGTCTAAAACCATTACCCAGGATACTACCAGAACATCTACCACTACTACCGGCTTTGTGTTTGACGACTCGGATGTTGGCGATTTCTTTAGTGTGGATATTGGAGAAGACAAGGCAAGTGGTACGCCAATGTTCCGGCTTTCGGCAGGAACCAGCAGCTGCCCGCATGAGCCGGGTACACAACCCAGGGATTCTGTGGCCATCGATACCAATACAGGTGCCATCTCTGACGTAGAGCCCATGGGCCAGGCTGCCTTTTATGCCAACCTGACGAACCTTAGCCAAAGCGAAGAAGGAAGAGAATATATGGTACGCGTAGTGCCAACCAGTAACCCTAATGGGGCAGTGGTGAAACTGGGCGGCCATGCCATCAGCTCTTCGCCTGCTGCTTTCTTCATAGCCCCTGGTGAAACCGTGCAAACGCTGCTTACGGTAGAACGGGGTCCGGTTGAAGCTAATTACGAAGGCCTGCAAATTACCATGTACCCTGACTGTGAAATGGCCATGTGGCGGGATGGAGGTGCCATGGCACAGGCTGATACCACGCTCATTAACGTTTATTTCAAATCTCAGTGTAGTGCAATTGCCCTTTATGCCCCTGGCGATAACTGGCTGGTGAACAAAAACAGCAATAACAAACTGCAGGTAATCCTTAGCGGTTACGACAGGAACAATGCTTTCCTGGAGAAGGTATTTATTCATTACCGGAAAATAAGTAGTGGTGGCCAGGTTCATGGCTGGCAAACTGCTGCAGAGATCAGTAAGAGCAGCCTGGTGGATAGTTACTACGCTTATGAGTTTGATGTGAGTAGCCTGGAGGATGGGGAGTATGAACTAAGAGCTCAGACAGCCTGTAGCGAAGGCAATGGAACTGTACTATCTTCCATACAGCGCGGCTATATTGACAGGGGATCACTGGCACCCTTTGGTATGCCAACACCTGCCGATGGATTCCTTAGAGAAGGACAGGAGATCAGCATTGCTTTTGATAAAGCTATAGACTGTAATCTTTCAAGCTATGTGCCGGATATCACACTGGTGCGGGATGATACAGGAGAAACTATTCCCTTTACTGTTCAGTGTGCCTCCAACCTGAACAGGTTGATTCTGGTACCTAATGTGCCGCTGGCAACCCGTAGAGACTTAGACGGCATACTGCTAAGGGCTACTGTAAATGGCATACAGGATGATAATGCCAACAGGCAGGTAAGGCCCGTAAGCTGGAGCTTTAAGGTAAACTCAAAGCCAGTATTCTGGGAGCCTAATCCGCTGCTGGTTTCTTACATGCAAGGCAGCCTTAAGGTGATTGAGCCAGTGCTGAAAAGTACCGCAACTACAAACAAAGTGTTTAGCATTGACTATTATCCAGCCTGGTTAAGCCCAAATGCATTAAGCGGTGCTATCCTGCCAAACAACAGTTTTGTACTAACCTCAACAGTAGAGTCAGATCTGGCTCCGGGTGTTTACAAAGACTCTGTTGTAGCAGTGGTAGATGGCTTTGAAGAAGTACTGCCTGTTACCCTGGAAGTGCTGGCAGTGCCTGTTTCCTGGAAAGTGAATCCTGCTGCCTACAATTATTCCATGAACATTGTAGCGCAGTTTAGCTTAAGTGATGCTAACGCTCCGCTTTCTGCAGATACGCGCGATGTTGTTGGTGCTTTTGTAAATGGTGTGGCACGGGGCGTAGCTAAAATACAGCACATACCCAGCCTTAACAAGTATGCAGCTTTTATTACAGTATACAGCAACGAGCCGCTGGCAAATAAAGAAGCGCTGACGTTCAGATTCTGGCGGGCACTTAAAGGCGAGGAGTATGGTGCAAAGGAAACTACACCATTTGTGATAGACGGTAGCCTGGGCACCGCCGCAGCTCCTTATATTTTGCATCCGGAAGGCAACTTCCAGGTGATTCCGCTCACGCAGGGCTGGAACTGGATATCCTTTAATGTGGTAAATTCGGATATGAGCCGTGAAAAGCTGTTCAGCAGCCTGTTGTCCAGTGGAAACCGGGTACACGTTAAAGATCAGAAAAACTTTGCAGAGTTTAGCCCTGGTTCAGGCTGGAGCGGCACCCTCAAAACCCTGGATAATACAAGTGGTTATATGGTGCATCTTTCTGATAAACCTGATACTTTAAGGGCAGTGGGTACACCTGCTGTCATCAGTCCAATGTCGCTGGCAAGCGGCTGGAACTGGATTGGATATCCCAGGAGTACAAAAATGTCGCCGGATGAGGCTCTGGCTGGTTTAAGTGCAGGCCAGCAGGACCTGCTGAAGAGCCCAACTGCTTTTGCCAATTTCTATTCCAATGGTGGCGGTAGTGGCTACTGGCTGGGAGACCTCAGGGAAATGGAACCGGGTAAATCCTATAAACTCAAAGTATCGGCTTCTAAATCCTTCCAGTATCCCAATGGCAGAACGGCTACGGATGGATCTGGCTTTGAAGTAGCAGAGCATCGTTATGAGTATAATATGAGTGTAACTGCCCTGCTGCAGGTAAATGGAGGTGCTTTGCGGGATGATGGGTATACCGTAGCAGCCTTTGTAAATGGCAGCTGCCGGGGCTTTGCAAAACCAGAGTGGGTGGAGCAGCTCAAGGCCTACAGAATTTTCCTCACCATCCATGGCGATGCACTGGAGGTTGGTGTGCCTGTAGAATTTAGGGTTTACAATGCACATACAGCAAGCGAGCTTATAGCAGAAAGTAAAGCAGTAAATTTTGTTACCGACTTATTGGTAGGCAATACAGAGGCTCCGCATGTGCTTAGCTGGAATGAGGAGGGCTTTGCTAATGGATACAGGCTGGGACAAAACAAGCCTAATCCATTTACAGGCACTACCACCATTGACTACAGCATTCCCATAGATGAGCACGTAAGGCTACTGGTCTATAACAAATTCGGGGTGCTGGTAAAGGTACTGGTAGATAAAGAACAACAGGCTGGCAATTATCAGGTAACGCTCCAGCCCGTAGGCTTGGCGGCTGGTATCTATCTGTATGTACTGGAAACTGAAAATTATGTAACAAGTAAAAAAATGATCCTGCTTAACCAATAGAGCAGCAGGGTTATCAGCAAAACAAGATTCACCCCGAATTTTGAGAAGCTGCGTTTTCTAATTAAAAACGGCCTCTGGAGAACTCCAGAGGCCGTTTTTTTCTTTTTAACCCCTTTTCAAAGGCGACCGGCAGTTTGAAAAGCGGGAGGTAAAAACAGGCTTGTCTGATGGAATCAATATCCAGATTTCCGAAAGCCTCACAGTAAATGAAAAGATCAGGAAGAAATAGCAGTGAGCCCTTGATGCACATACCTGTATCGCATCAAAGGCTCAGCAGATCGATATAACCTGTAACAGCCTATTTGATCGGCTTCAGTCTTAAAATTTTTCCATCAGACTGATCAGTCAGCACCCAGATGGAACCATCAGGAGCCTGCTCCACATCGCGTGTGCGCACAGCCAGGGGGATGCGTTCTACTTCTTCTGCCTGCTCGCCATTTACCTCTACCCGCACAATACCGGTGCTGGTGAGTCCGCCAATGAGCATACTACCCTGCCACCCGCGGTATAGGGTGCCGGTATAAAAGATCATGCCGGAAGGAGAGATGGTGGGCGTCCATTGAATAACCGACTGGGCAAATTCAGGCCGGGTAGGCGGATTTGGTATTTTGGAGCCATCGTAGTTGTCTCCCCAGCTTACCACGGGCCATCCGTAATTTCGTCCTGCTACCGGCTGGTTCAGCTCATCGCCGCCCATGGGTCCCATTTCTGCTACCCACAGTAAATTGGTGGCCGGGTCAAAGGCGGCGCTTTCTATGTTCCGGTGTCCGTACGACCAGATCTCTTCCCTTGCATCTGCCTGCCCCACAAATGGGTTATCACTGGGAACGCTGCCATCGCGGTTAATGCGCACAATGGTACCCAGGTGGTTGGAAAGATCCTGGGCCGGGTCAAATTTAAACCGATCTGCCATGGTAAATATGATGTGGCCTTCGGTTGTAAATAAAATGCGTCCGCCGAAATGGTTAGGACCATCTACTTTAGGTTCCTGCCGAAAGATAACCGT of the Flammeovirgaceae bacterium 311 genome contains:
- a CDS encoding PQQ-dependent aldose dehydrogenase (COG2133 Glucose/sorbosone dehydrogenases), with translation MSLLLLLLIALPAYSQKPTVETRAGSIEIEEIAGNLKHPWGMAFLPDNRLLVTERSGNLRILDASHKLSKPLKGVPKVFAKGQGGLLDVALDPNFAQNSYVYLSYAEPGEGNTASSALGRGRLEGNELKDFTVIFRQEPKVDGPNHFGGRILFTTEGHIIFTMADRFKFDPAQDLSNHLGTIVRINRDGSVPSDNPFVGQADAREEIWSYGHRNIESAAFDPATNLLWVAEMGPMGGDELNQPVAGRNYGWPVVSWGDNYDGSKIPNPPTRPEFAQSVIQWTPTISPSGMIFYTGTLYRGWQGSMLIGGLTSTGIVRVEVNGEQAEEVERIPLAVRTRDVEQAPDGSIWVLTDQSDGKILRLKPIK